In Bradyrhizobium erythrophlei, a single genomic region encodes these proteins:
- a CDS encoding FAD-dependent oxidoreductase, giving the protein MPRTIQTHCCIVGGGPAGMMLGYLLGRAGIETLVLEKHADFFRDFRGDTVHPSTLQVMDELGLIDGFLKVPHQQLQKMDGKFGDQSIRVADLGRLHVKYPFIAMMPQWDFLNFLRESGKRFASLQVMMNASATDLIWSGDRVVGVHADTPEGPVEIRAGLTVGCDGRHSVVRERARLDVEEIGAPMDVLWFRAGRRPNETENLFARIQTGKMLVTFDRGDYWQCAYVIAKGQFDAVKARGLDAFRSDIAGMAPVLDAGMSDVKTWDDVKLLTVAINRLKRWTRPGLLCIGDAAHAMSPIGGVGVNLAIQDAVATANLLAAKLVALKDSRGCPSEQELDAVRERRTFPVRMTQAMQVAVQNNLISRVIKPGDEPLRVPMFLRIVSSVPWLQALAGRLMAVGVRPEHVHSPAA; this is encoded by the coding sequence ATGCCCCGAACCATTCAGACCCATTGTTGCATCGTCGGAGGCGGCCCGGCCGGCATGATGCTGGGTTATCTGTTGGGCCGCGCCGGCATCGAAACGCTGGTGCTGGAAAAGCATGCCGATTTCTTTCGGGACTTTCGTGGCGACACCGTCCACCCCTCGACCTTGCAGGTCATGGATGAACTGGGGCTGATCGACGGCTTTCTGAAAGTGCCGCATCAGCAGTTGCAGAAGATGGACGGCAAGTTCGGCGACCAATCCATCCGCGTAGCCGATCTTGGCCGCCTGCACGTCAAATACCCCTTCATCGCGATGATGCCGCAATGGGATTTCCTCAATTTTCTGCGCGAGAGCGGCAAGCGGTTTGCGTCGCTTCAGGTGATGATGAACGCCAGCGCCACCGACCTGATCTGGTCCGGCGATCGTGTCGTCGGAGTCCATGCCGATACGCCGGAAGGGCCGGTCGAGATTCGCGCGGGCCTTACCGTCGGATGTGACGGACGACACTCGGTAGTGCGCGAGCGTGCGCGGCTTGACGTGGAAGAAATCGGCGCGCCGATGGACGTGCTGTGGTTTCGCGCCGGCCGGCGGCCGAATGAAACCGAAAACCTATTTGCGCGCATTCAGACCGGCAAGATGCTCGTGACCTTCGATCGCGGCGACTACTGGCAGTGCGCCTATGTGATCGCCAAGGGCCAGTTCGATGCCGTGAAGGCGAGGGGGCTTGATGCCTTTCGCAGCGACATCGCCGGCATGGCGCCGGTTCTCGATGCCGGCATGTCGGATGTGAAGACGTGGGACGACGTCAAATTGCTGACAGTTGCAATCAACCGCCTGAAGCGATGGACCCGGCCGGGACTGCTGTGCATCGGCGATGCCGCGCATGCGATGTCGCCGATCGGCGGTGTCGGCGTCAACCTCGCGATTCAGGACGCAGTCGCAACCGCCAACCTGCTGGCGGCGAAACTCGTGGCGCTGAAAGACAGCCGCGGCTGCCCTTCCGAACAAGAACTCGATGCCGTGCGGGAACGGCGCACTTTTCCGGTGCGGATGACGCAGGCCATGCAGGTGGCGGTTCAGAACAATCTCATCAGCCGCGTCATCAAGCCCGGCGATGAGCCGCTTCGGGTCCCGATGTTCCTGCGCATCGTCAGCTCTGTGCCGTGGCTACAGGCGCTGGCCGGCCGCCTGATGGCGGTCGGGGTGCGTCCCGAACACGTGCATTCGCCGGCCGCGTAG
- a CDS encoding caspase family protein, translated as MPLMLVVPAEAAKRVALVVGNNDYKNVPKLQKAVNDARVMGETLKQLGFSVMLAENQTRQAFSETLLAFDRAVEPGDTAFFFYAGHGFEIAGQNFLLPTDVPAATEGQEELVRDASVLADRVIERLQNRKVRTAIMVFDACRNNPFERAGTRAVAGGGGLAPMTQLPEGVFSVFSAGPRQTALDRLSNNDSNPNSVFTRTFAKELLQPGENLVQVAQHTRRIVSEMAETVNHKQIPVYFDQMVDDVFLNGNEKAQTSEAAKPADKSADPAKQVAALSPAAIPRPPQDDAVNAPIAMFSRHNGGWSVVFSIADPTLGISWRMGNSGDFRETGFLDSLDQRTRKRMPNPSVELAADTPAATIEVRYIDASGNMQGPFPIKFDPEAALIRDQRKILDMTATSWLSYREFNGLLVYYTHLVSYRCAIREVRIGIDTSVPDQVLKMPPCDMKDPIAIPYDVKPYVKLSPSNKFVSVELTYRDGSVSEIKSFRR; from the coding sequence ATGCCCCTTATGCTGGTCGTTCCGGCAGAGGCCGCCAAGCGCGTCGCGCTCGTCGTCGGCAACAACGACTACAAGAACGTCCCGAAGCTACAGAAGGCGGTCAACGACGCCCGCGTCATGGGCGAGACGCTGAAGCAACTCGGCTTTTCGGTGATGCTGGCGGAGAACCAGACCAGGCAGGCGTTCAGCGAAACGCTGCTTGCCTTCGACAGGGCAGTGGAGCCCGGCGACACCGCGTTTTTCTTCTACGCCGGCCACGGCTTTGAAATCGCCGGTCAGAATTTCCTGCTGCCGACCGACGTGCCGGCCGCGACAGAAGGCCAGGAAGAACTGGTGCGCGATGCGTCGGTGCTCGCGGACCGCGTGATTGAGCGCTTGCAAAACCGGAAGGTGCGTACCGCCATTATGGTGTTCGACGCTTGCCGCAACAACCCGTTCGAACGTGCGGGAACCCGCGCGGTGGCGGGTGGCGGCGGCCTTGCGCCAATGACGCAATTGCCGGAAGGCGTGTTTTCGGTGTTTTCGGCAGGTCCTCGCCAGACCGCGCTCGATCGCCTCTCCAACAACGACAGCAATCCGAACTCGGTGTTCACGCGCACCTTCGCCAAGGAATTGCTGCAACCGGGTGAAAATCTCGTGCAGGTCGCCCAGCACACCCGCCGTATCGTCAGCGAAATGGCGGAGACGGTGAACCACAAGCAGATTCCCGTCTATTTCGACCAGATGGTCGACGACGTCTTTTTGAACGGCAATGAGAAGGCGCAAACCAGCGAAGCCGCGAAGCCTGCCGACAAATCTGCCGATCCGGCCAAGCAGGTCGCTGCACTTTCTCCAGCGGCAATTCCGCGGCCGCCGCAGGACGACGCCGTCAACGCGCCGATCGCGATGTTCTCCCGCCACAATGGCGGCTGGAGCGTGGTATTTTCGATCGCCGATCCGACGCTCGGCATTTCCTGGCGGATGGGAAACAGCGGCGATTTCCGCGAAACCGGATTCCTCGACAGCCTCGATCAACGAACGCGCAAGCGGATGCCCAACCCGTCGGTCGAACTGGCCGCGGACACGCCGGCGGCGACGATCGAGGTACGTTACATCGACGCGTCCGGCAACATGCAGGGACCGTTTCCGATCAAGTTCGATCCGGAGGCTGCGCTGATCCGCGACCAGCGGAAGATCCTCGACATGACCGCGACGAGCTGGCTGTCATATCGCGAATTCAACGGACTGCTGGTCTATTACACCCATCTGGTGTCGTATCGCTGCGCCATTCGCGAGGTGAGAATCGGCATTGACACGTCGGTGCCGGATCAGGTGCTGAAGATGCCGCCCTGCGACATGAAGGATCCCATTGCCATTCCCTACGACGTCAAACCCTATGTGAAGCTCTCGCCTTCGAACAAATTCGTCTCGGTGGAATTGACCTATCGCGACGGCAGCGTGTCGGAGATCAAGAGCTTCCGGCGTTAA